A window of Oncorhynchus kisutch isolate 150728-3 linkage group LG10, Okis_V2, whole genome shotgun sequence contains these coding sequences:
- the LOC109898492 gene encoding hemoglobin subunit beta-1-like has protein sequence MADWTDAEKSTISAVWGQVDINEVGPLALGRVLIVYPWTQRYFGSFGDVSTAAAIMGNPKVAAHGKVVCGALDKAVKNMGNILATYKSLSETHANKLFVDPENFRVLADVLTIVIAAKFGAAFTPEIQATWQKFMKVVVAAMSSRYF, from the exons ATGGCTGACTGGACAGACGCCGAGAAGAGCACCATCAGTGCTGTCTGGGGCCAAGTAGATATCAATGAGGTCGGACCACTGGCTCTGGGAAG AGTCCTGATCGTCTACCCCTGGACTCAGCGTTATTTCGGCTCTTTCGGAGATGTGTCCACTGCCGCAGCAATCATGGGCAACCCCAAAGTTGCTGCTCACGGCAAGGTCGTGTGTGGAGCTCTGGATAAAGCTGTGAAGAACATGGGCAACATCTTGGCCACATACAAGTCACTGAGCGAGACCCACGCCAACAAACTCTTCGTCGACCCTGAAAATTTCAGG GTGTTGGCTGACGTCCTCACAATTGTCATTGCCGCCAAATTCGGAGCCGCTTTCACTCCTGAAATCCAGGCAACCTGGCAGAAGTTCATGAAAGTGGTTGTCGCCGCAATGAGCAGTCGGTACTTCTAA
- the LOC109898493 gene encoding hemoglobin subunit alpha-like produces the protein MSLTAKDKSVVKAFWGKVSGKADVVGAEALGRMLTAYPQTKTYFSHWADLSPGSDPVKKHGSTIMGAIGNAVGVIDELVGGLSALSDLHAFKLRVDPGNFKILSHNILVTLAIHFPRDFTPEVHIAVDKFLAALSAALADKYR, from the exons ATGAGTCTGACAGCAAAAGACAAATCTGTGGTCAAGGCCTTCTGGGGCAAGGTTAGTGGAAAGGCAGATGTCGTCGGCGCTGAGGCTTTGGGAAG GATGCTGACCGCCTACCCCCAGACTAAGACCTACTTCTCCCACTGGGCAGACCTGAGCCCCGGCTCTGACCCAGTCAAGAAGCATGGAAGCACCATCATGGGTGCAATTGGTAATGCTGTCGGAGTGATCGACGAACTCGTCGGAGGACTGAGTGCTCTCAGCGATTTGCACGCCTTCAAGCTGCGCGTTGACCCTGGCAATTTCAAG ATTCTGTCCCACAACATCCTTGTGACCCTGGCTATTCACTTCCCTCGGGATTTCACTCCCGAAGTGCACATTGCTGTGGATAAATTCCTTGCAGCTTTGTCCGCTGCCCTGGCTGACAAATACAGATAA
- the LOC109898494 gene encoding hemoglobin subunit beta, translated as MVDWTDAERSAIVGLWGKISVDEIGPQALARLLIVSPWTQRHFSTFGNLSTPAAIMGNPAVAKHGKTVMHGLDRAVQNLDDIKNTYAALSVMHSEKLHVDPDNFRLLSDCITVCVAAKLGPVVFSADTQEAFQKFLAVVVSALGRQYH; from the exons ATGGTCGACTGGACAGATGCTGAGCGCAGTGCCATCGTAGGCCTGTGGGGAAAGATCAGCGTGGATGAGATCGGACCCCAGGCCCTGGCCAG acttCTGATCGTGTCTCCATGGACTCAGAGACACTTCAGCACCTTCGGCAACCTGTCCACACCCGCTGCCATCATGGGTAACCCCGCGGTGGCCAAGCACGGAAAGACCGTGATGCACGGACTGGACAGAGCTGTGCAGAACCTGGATGACATCAAGAACACCTATGCTGCCCTGAGTGTGATGCACTCCGAGAAACTGCACGTGGATCCCGACAACTTCAGG CTCCTTTCCGACTGCATCACCGTGTGCGTGGCCGCCAAGCTCGGTCCCGTCGTTTTCAGTGCTGATACTCAGGAAGCCTTCCAGAAGTTCCTGGCTGTCGTTGTGTCCGCTCTTGGCAGACAGTACCACTAG
- the LOC109898495 gene encoding hemoglobin subunit alpha-4 — MSLSAKDKANVKAIWGKILPKSDEIGDQALSRMLVVYPQTKAYFSHWASVAPSSAPVKKHGITIMNQIDECVGNLDDLFGFLTKLSELHATKLRVDPTNFKILAHNLIVVVAAYFPAEFTPEIHLSVDKFLQQLALALAEKYR, encoded by the exons ATGAGTCTCTCAGCCAAGGACAAAGCTAACGTGAAGGCCATCTGGGGCAAGATCCTCCCTAAATCCGATGAGATTGGAGACCAGGCTCTTTCCAG GATGCTCGTCGTCTACCCCCAGACCAAGGCCTACTTCTCCCACTGGGCTTCCGTGGCCCCCAGTTCCGCTCCAGTGAAGAAGCACGGCATCACCATCATGAATCAGATCGATGAATGTGTTGGCAACTTGGACGACCTTTTTGGTTTCTTGACTAAGCTCAGTGAACTGCACGCCACCAAGCTGAGGGTGGACCCCACCAACTTCAAG ATCCTGGCTCACAACCTGATTGTGGTCGTTGCCGCCTACTTCCCCGCCGAATTCACCCCCGAGATCCATTTGTCCGTGGACAAGTTCCTGCAGCAACTGGCTCTGGCCCTGGCGGAGAAGTACCGCTAA